A genome region from Streptomyces xanthophaeus includes the following:
- a CDS encoding sacsin N-terminal ATP-binding-like domain-containing protein, translated as MSVRVTAAQSGVDPFGTARLRRGVLDAWGAGPARFREDANAEEDLALGGYRDRLVIELAQNAADAAARAQVPGRLRLTLHAGEGGHALLAVANTGAPLDATGVESLSTLRASAKREPAGDSVGRFGVGFAAVLAVSDEPAVLGRHGGVRWSLAEARELARGAAVGSPGLGDELRRRDGHVPLLRLPLPAEGTAPEGYDTVVVLPLRDAAAEGLVERLLAGVDDALLLTLPGLREVVVETPSEGVRTLYRRDEGPYTVIEDTTAAGTVTHRWRTVRHGGPIERALLADRPVEERLRPAWAVSWAVPVDSDGAPVRPATAPVVHAPTPTDEPLGIPALLIATLPLDTTRRHPAPGPLLDFLVERAADAYAELLGAWDPVTTALVDLVPGPLGKGELDGALRAAVLQRLPRTAFLAPAAPPEHAEERAALRPFEAEVVEGAGADTVRVLAEVLPTLLPAGLERRSELRTLGVGRLPLGDAIERIAGIERTPEWWHRLYDSLAGVDPDRLSGLPVPLADGRTSIGPRHILLPGADTPASLARLGLKVAHPDAAHPLLEKLGALPATARAVLTTPQVRAAVAASLDAGEIWDEDADTLDADELAEVVLGLVRDADLAPGDEPWLGALALPDEDGELVPAGELLLPGSPLASVIREDEVPYVDADLAERWGAGPLTACGVLATFQLVRATDVVLDPDELEPREGDFAEPDDAGLLDAVDVWCEDVLDQLPDTPVPPVATELIAVRDLDLVDDDCWPQALAMLAQPPLRDALTQPVRILLPDGTTQSVRPYTAWWLRDHPVLDGRRPAGLRAAGGDPLLEGLYTSADATGFEDEQVLRALGVRTSVPALLDEPGGAAELLARLADPDREVTGHQLHGLYGALADLDPEQVTLPDELRAVVDGEVLVVDAADAVIADAPDLLPLTAGLPLLPVPPARAADLAELLQVRRLSETVPAEVTTPGEEHEVPESVLVLLGPATPATYIEHEELVAGGTELDWRRTPDGTLHASTLEGVAAGLAWSAGQWPRRFEVAALLEDPSRTAELARDRWFD; from the coding sequence GTGAGCGTGCGAGTGACGGCGGCCCAGAGCGGTGTGGACCCCTTCGGCACGGCCCGGCTGCGGCGCGGGGTGCTCGACGCGTGGGGTGCGGGCCCGGCCCGGTTCCGCGAGGACGCCAACGCCGAGGAGGACCTCGCGCTCGGCGGCTACCGGGACCGGCTCGTCATCGAGCTGGCGCAGAACGCCGCCGACGCCGCGGCCCGGGCCCAGGTGCCCGGCCGGCTGCGGCTCACCCTGCACGCGGGCGAGGGCGGGCACGCGCTGCTGGCCGTCGCCAACACCGGTGCCCCGCTGGACGCGACGGGCGTGGAGTCGCTGAGCACCCTGCGCGCCTCCGCCAAGCGGGAGCCCGCCGGCGACAGCGTCGGCCGGTTCGGCGTCGGCTTCGCGGCCGTACTGGCCGTCTCCGACGAACCGGCCGTGCTCGGCCGCCACGGCGGGGTGCGCTGGTCCCTGGCCGAGGCCCGGGAGCTGGCCCGGGGCGCCGCCGTCGGCAGCCCCGGCCTCGGCGACGAACTGCGCCGCCGCGACGGGCACGTTCCGCTGCTGCGCCTCCCGCTGCCCGCCGAAGGCACCGCCCCCGAGGGCTACGACACCGTCGTGGTCCTCCCGCTGCGCGACGCCGCCGCCGAGGGTCTGGTGGAACGGCTGCTGGCGGGCGTCGACGACGCCCTGCTGCTCACCCTGCCCGGGCTGCGCGAGGTCGTCGTGGAGACCCCGTCCGAGGGTGTGCGCACCCTGTACCGGCGCGACGAGGGCCCGTACACGGTCATCGAGGACACCACCGCCGCCGGTACGGTCACCCACCGCTGGCGCACCGTGCGCCACGGCGGCCCCATCGAGCGCGCGCTGCTGGCCGACCGGCCCGTCGAGGAGCGGCTTCGGCCCGCCTGGGCGGTGTCCTGGGCCGTGCCCGTCGACTCCGACGGCGCCCCGGTGCGGCCCGCCACCGCCCCGGTGGTGCACGCGCCGACCCCCACCGACGAGCCGCTGGGCATCCCGGCGCTGCTCATCGCGACCCTGCCGCTGGACACCACCCGCCGGCACCCGGCGCCGGGTCCGCTGCTCGACTTCCTCGTGGAGCGTGCGGCCGACGCGTACGCCGAACTCCTCGGCGCCTGGGACCCGGTGACCACCGCGCTGGTGGACCTGGTGCCCGGCCCGCTCGGCAAGGGCGAGCTGGACGGGGCCCTGCGCGCGGCCGTGCTCCAGCGCCTGCCCCGTACCGCTTTCCTCGCACCGGCCGCACCGCCCGAGCACGCGGAGGAGCGCGCCGCCCTGCGCCCCTTCGAGGCCGAGGTGGTGGAGGGCGCGGGCGCCGACACGGTACGCGTCCTGGCCGAGGTCCTGCCGACGCTGCTGCCGGCCGGCCTGGAGCGCCGGTCCGAGCTGCGCACCCTGGGGGTGGGCCGGCTCCCGCTGGGCGATGCCATCGAGCGGATCGCGGGCATCGAGCGGACCCCCGAGTGGTGGCACCGGCTCTACGACAGCCTCGCCGGGGTGGACCCCGACCGGCTGTCGGGGCTGCCCGTGCCGCTCGCCGACGGACGCACCTCGATCGGGCCCCGGCACATCCTGCTGCCCGGCGCGGACACGCCGGCGAGCCTGGCCCGGCTCGGCCTGAAGGTGGCCCACCCGGACGCGGCGCACCCGCTGCTGGAGAAGCTCGGCGCGCTCCCGGCCACGGCGCGGGCGGTCCTGACGACCCCGCAGGTGCGGGCGGCCGTCGCCGCCTCCCTCGACGCCGGTGAGATCTGGGACGAGGACGCCGACACCCTGGACGCCGACGAGCTGGCCGAGGTGGTCCTCGGGCTGGTCCGGGATGCCGATCTGGCACCGGGCGACGAGCCCTGGCTCGGCGCGCTGGCCCTGCCGGACGAGGACGGGGAGCTGGTGCCGGCGGGCGAGCTCCTGCTGCCGGGCAGCCCGCTGGCCTCGGTGATCCGCGAGGACGAGGTCCCGTACGTGGACGCGGACCTCGCCGAGAGGTGGGGCGCGGGCCCGCTCACCGCGTGCGGGGTCCTGGCCACCTTCCAGCTGGTCCGCGCCACCGACGTGGTCCTCGACCCGGACGAACTGGAACCGCGCGAGGGCGACTTCGCCGAGCCCGACGACGCGGGCCTGCTGGACGCGGTGGACGTGTGGTGCGAGGACGTCCTCGACCAGCTGCCGGACACCCCGGTCCCGCCGGTGGCGACCGAGCTGATCGCCGTCCGGGACCTCGACCTCGTCGACGACGACTGCTGGCCGCAGGCCCTGGCCATGCTCGCGCAGCCGCCGCTGCGTGACGCGCTGACCCAGCCCGTGCGGATCCTGCTGCCGGACGGCACCACGCAGTCGGTGCGCCCGTACACCGCCTGGTGGCTGCGCGACCACCCGGTGCTCGACGGCCGCCGCCCGGCGGGCCTGCGCGCGGCGGGCGGCGACCCGCTGCTGGAGGGCCTCTACACCTCCGCGGACGCCACGGGCTTCGAGGACGAGCAGGTCCTGCGGGCGCTGGGCGTACGCACGTCCGTGCCGGCCCTGCTGGACGAGCCCGGCGGCGCCGCCGAACTGCTGGCCCGGCTCGCCGACCCGGACCGTGAGGTCACCGGCCACCAGCTGCACGGCTTGTACGGCGCGCTGGCCGATCTCGACCCCGAGCAGGTCACCCTCCCGGACGAGCTGCGCGCGGTGGTGGACGGCGAGGTGCTCGTGGTGGACGCGGCCGACGCGGTGATCGCGGACGCACCGGACCTGCTCCCGCTGACGGCGGGGCTGCCGCTGCTGCCCGTCCCGCCGGCGCGTGCCGCGGATCTCGCGGAGCTGCTCCAGGTGCGCCGTCTCTCGGAGACGGTTCCGGCGGAGGTGACCACGCCCGGCGAGGAGCACGAGGTGCCGGAGTCGGTGCTCGTGCTGCTGGGTCCGGCCACTCCGGCGACGTACATCGAGCACGAGGAGCTCGTCGCGGGCGGCACGGAGCTCGACTGGCGCCGCACCCCCGACGGGACGCTCCACGCGTCCACGCTGGAGGGCGTCGCCGCCGGCCTTGCCTGGTCGGCGGGGCAGTGGCCGCGCCGCTTCGAGGTGGCGGCGCTGCTGGAGGACCCGTCGCGTACGGCGGAACTGGCCCGGGACCGCTGGTTCGACTGA
- the serC gene encoding phosphoserine transaminase: MAEIQIPADIKPADGRFGAGPSKVRTEALDALAATGTSLLGTSHRQAPVKNLVGSVRQGLRDLFSLPEGYEVILGNGGSTAFWDIATAGLIEQKSQHLTFGEFSSKFATAAKLAPWLDAPSVISSEPGTHPEPVAEAGVDVYAYTHNETSTGVAAPIKRVAGADAGSLVLVDATSGAGGLPVDITETDVYYFAPQKSFASDGGLWLAAFSPAALERAARVHASGSRHIPEFFSLPTAIDNSLKNQTYNTPALSTLFLLDQQLRWMNSQGGLEFTTGRTAASARNLYGWAEASKYATPFVVDADKRSSVIGTIDFSDDIDAAAVAKVLRANGIVDTEPYRKLGRNQLRIAMFPAIDPADVQALTACIDHVIEKL, encoded by the coding sequence GTGGCTGAGATCCAGATTCCCGCTGACATCAAGCCCGCCGACGGACGCTTCGGCGCGGGCCCCTCCAAGGTGCGGACCGAGGCGCTGGACGCCCTCGCCGCCACCGGTACCTCCCTGCTCGGAACCTCACACCGCCAGGCCCCGGTCAAGAACCTGGTCGGCTCGGTGCGCCAGGGCCTCCGGGACCTCTTCTCCCTCCCCGAGGGGTACGAGGTGATCCTGGGCAACGGCGGCTCCACCGCCTTCTGGGACATCGCGACCGCCGGTCTGATCGAGCAGAAGTCCCAGCACCTCACCTTCGGCGAGTTCTCCTCGAAGTTCGCCACGGCCGCGAAGCTCGCGCCGTGGCTGGACGCGCCGTCCGTGATCTCCTCGGAGCCGGGCACGCACCCGGAGCCGGTGGCCGAGGCGGGCGTGGACGTGTACGCGTACACCCACAACGAGACCTCGACGGGTGTGGCGGCGCCGATCAAGCGCGTCGCGGGCGCCGACGCCGGGTCCCTCGTTCTGGTGGACGCGACCTCGGGTGCCGGCGGTCTGCCGGTGGACATCACCGAGACGGACGTCTACTACTTCGCCCCGCAGAAGTCGTTCGCCTCGGACGGCGGCCTGTGGCTGGCCGCGTTCTCCCCGGCCGCCCTGGAGCGCGCCGCCCGCGTGCACGCCTCCGGCAGCCGGCACATCCCGGAGTTCTTCTCGCTGCCGACGGCGATCGACAACTCGCTGAAGAACCAGACGTACAACACCCCGGCGCTGTCCACCCTGTTCCTGCTGGACCAGCAGCTGCGGTGGATGAACAGCCAGGGCGGCCTGGAGTTCACCACCGGCCGTACGGCGGCCAGTGCGCGCAACCTGTACGGCTGGGCGGAGGCGTCCAAGTACGCGACCCCGTTCGTCGTGGACGCCGACAAGCGCTCGTCCGTCATCGGCACGATCGACTTCTCGGACGACATCGACGCGGCTGCCGTCGCCAAGGTGCTGCGCGCCAACGGCATCGTGGACACCGAGCCGTACCGCAAGCTCGGCCGCAACCAGCTGCGCATCGCGATGTTCCCGGCGATCGACCCGGCGGACGTGCAGGCGCTGACGGCCTGCATCGACCACGTGATCGAGAAGCTCTGA
- a CDS encoding DUF1801 domain-containing protein produces MDVATYLAAVPEARREALVRLRELCLEELTGFEEGIAYGMPVYVRAGETAGEIAWANQKQYISFYLMRTDVRDAFEDRLAAHDMGKVCLRFRNPAKVDFDLLRDLLRATAAKAG; encoded by the coding sequence ATGGACGTCGCCACCTACCTGGCCGCGGTCCCGGAGGCCCGGCGGGAGGCCCTGGTGCGGCTGCGGGAGCTGTGCCTGGAGGAGCTGACCGGGTTCGAGGAGGGCATCGCGTACGGGATGCCGGTGTACGTGCGGGCGGGCGAGACCGCCGGCGAGATCGCCTGGGCGAACCAGAAGCAGTACATCTCCTTCTACCTGATGCGCACGGACGTCCGGGACGCCTTCGAGGACCGCCTGGCCGCCCACGACATGGGCAAGGTCTGCCTCCGCTTCCGCAACCCCGCCAAGGTCGACTTCGACCTCCTCAGGGACCTCCTCCGGGCGACGGCGGCGAAGGCGGGCTGA
- a CDS encoding FAD-binding and (Fe-S)-binding domain-containing protein → MTSPGELERTLRENLRGEIDFGAAARALTTMDASNYRRVPVGVVAPRDADDVAAALAVCAGAGVPVVPRGGGTSIAGQATGVGVVLDLTRHMNALVSVDPAARTAVVQPGLVLDRLRDAVRPYGLTFGPDPSTHSRCTLGGMIGNNACGAHSVAWGTTADNVTELAVTAYGGTAHRIATGWDGAPAGLRELVTAHLGLLRTGMTPAGMPPGFSRRISGYGGLDALLPERGVQLARAFCGSEGTLGVVTEAVVRLVEAPRAPVLAVLGYADESAAADAAAGLLPYGPLTVEGMAEDLVGATAAELPRGGAWLFVEMPDEGGARALLRAADAVDATVVTDPAGQRALWRIREDAAGTATRMPGGAMAWPGWEDCAVPPARLGAYLREFRALLAAHGLRGSPYGHFGEGCVHVRIDFDLVSAAGIARFRDFSGELADLVVAHGGSLSGEHGDGQARAELLPKMYGTEVVRLFGAYKDVWDPAGGMNPGMLVRPARLDENLRFAVLPATPFAGEVARCVGVAKCRTTDTGGGASVMCPSYRVTGEERHSTRGRARLLHEMLAGEIVTDGWRSAEVAEALDLCLGCKGCRSDCPVGVDMAAYKAEFLHRHWAGRIRPLSHYTLGGLPGWLRLIAALRAAGAVNALARHVPVPGLDRDRGGRLPELAREPFTRSLPATPAFEARGPGRSPGSVMLWPDTFTEYLAPETGRAAVRVLRAAGLDVDVPRGGTVCCGLTYVSTGRLDRARKVLRRTLDALGDVPGPVVVLEPSCAAALRTDLPALLPDDPRAARLAEAVRTFAETLEEYAPAWRPPRLDREIVGQTHCHQHAVLGDGPDRRLRERAGLVGELSGGCCGLAGNFGFEPGHHGVSVACAEEQLLPSLRAAPPDAVIQADGFSCRTQIAQLGGVRARHLAELLAEGL, encoded by the coding sequence GTGACGTCACCCGGTGAACTCGAACGGACATTGCGGGAGAACCTGCGCGGGGAGATCGACTTCGGCGCCGCCGCACGCGCCCTGACCACCATGGACGCCTCGAACTACCGGCGTGTCCCGGTGGGAGTGGTCGCCCCGCGCGACGCCGACGACGTGGCGGCCGCCCTCGCCGTGTGCGCCGGGGCCGGGGTCCCGGTCGTGCCGCGCGGCGGCGGGACGTCCATCGCCGGCCAGGCCACCGGCGTGGGCGTGGTCCTCGACCTCACCCGGCACATGAACGCCCTCGTATCGGTGGACCCGGCGGCCAGGACGGCCGTGGTCCAGCCCGGGCTGGTCCTCGACCGGCTGCGGGACGCGGTACGCCCGTACGGGCTGACCTTCGGGCCCGACCCGTCCACGCACTCCCGCTGCACCCTCGGCGGCATGATCGGCAACAACGCGTGCGGCGCCCACTCGGTGGCCTGGGGCACCACCGCGGACAACGTGACCGAGCTGGCCGTGACCGCGTACGGGGGCACCGCGCACCGGATCGCGACCGGCTGGGACGGCGCCCCGGCGGGCCTGCGGGAGCTGGTCACCGCACATCTGGGGCTGCTGCGCACCGGAATGACACCCGCCGGGATGCCGCCCGGCTTCTCGCGGCGGATCTCCGGCTACGGGGGCCTCGACGCGCTGCTGCCCGAACGCGGGGTGCAGCTGGCGCGGGCGTTCTGCGGCAGCGAGGGCACGCTCGGGGTGGTGACCGAGGCGGTGGTGCGCCTGGTGGAGGCGCCGCGCGCGCCGGTGCTCGCGGTGCTCGGGTACGCGGACGAGAGCGCGGCGGCGGACGCGGCGGCCGGGCTGCTGCCGTACGGGCCGCTGACGGTGGAGGGGATGGCCGAGGACCTGGTGGGCGCCACGGCCGCGGAGCTGCCCCGGGGCGGGGCGTGGCTGTTCGTGGAGATGCCGGACGAGGGCGGGGCACGGGCCCTGCTGCGGGCCGCCGACGCGGTGGACGCGACGGTCGTCACCGATCCGGCGGGTCAGCGGGCACTGTGGCGGATCCGCGAGGACGCGGCGGGCACGGCGACCCGGATGCCGGGTGGCGCGATGGCCTGGCCGGGGTGGGAGGACTGCGCGGTGCCGCCGGCCCGGCTGGGGGCGTACCTGAGGGAGTTCCGGGCCCTGCTGGCGGCGCACGGGCTGCGCGGATCCCCGTACGGGCACTTCGGCGAGGGCTGCGTGCACGTACGGATCGACTTCGACCTGGTGTCGGCGGCGGGCATCGCCCGCTTCCGGGACTTCTCCGGGGAACTGGCCGATCTCGTCGTCGCGCACGGCGGCTCCCTGTCGGGCGAGCACGGGGACGGGCAGGCGCGGGCGGAGCTGCTGCCGAAGATGTACGGGACGGAGGTGGTCCGGCTCTTCGGCGCGTACAAGGACGTGTGGGACCCGGCGGGCGGCATGAACCCGGGGATGCTGGTCAGGCCGGCGCGACTGGACGAGAACCTGCGCTTCGCGGTGCTGCCGGCCACCCCGTTCGCGGGTGAGGTCGCACGGTGCGTGGGCGTCGCGAAGTGCCGGACCACGGATACGGGTGGCGGCGCCTCCGTGATGTGCCCCTCCTACCGGGTCACGGGGGAGGAACGGCACTCCACGCGCGGCCGGGCCCGGCTGCTGCACGAGATGCTGGCCGGCGAGATCGTCACCGACGGCTGGCGCTCGGCGGAGGTCGCCGAGGCGCTGGACCTGTGCCTGGGGTGCAAGGGCTGCCGCAGCGACTGCCCGGTGGGCGTGGACATGGCCGCGTACAAGGCGGAGTTCCTGCACCGCCACTGGGCGGGCCGGATCCGCCCGCTGTCCCACTACACCCTGGGCGGCCTGCCGGGCTGGCTCCGGCTGATCGCCGCCCTGCGGGCGGCGGGGGCGGTCAACGCCCTGGCCCGGCACGTCCCCGTACCGGGGCTGGACCGGGACCGCGGCGGCCGCCTGCCGGAGCTGGCGCGGGAGCCGTTCACCCGCTCCCTTCCAGCCACGCCGGCGTTCGAGGCGCGAGGTCCGGGGCGGAGCCCCGGTTCCGTCATGCTCTGGCCGGACACGTTCACGGAGTACCTCGCCCCCGAGACCGGCCGCGCGGCGGTCCGCGTGCTCCGGGCGGCCGGCCTGGACGTCGACGTCCCCCGCGGGGGCACGGTCTGCTGCGGCCTGACGTACGTGTCCACGGGGCGCCTCGACCGCGCCCGCAAGGTCCTGCGCCGGACACTGGACGCACTGGGAGACGTACCGGGGCCCGTGGTGGTGCTGGAGCCGAGCTGTGCCGCGGCCCTGCGCACCGACCTGCCCGCGCTGCTCCCCGACGACCCCCGCGCGGCCCGCCTCGCGGAGGCGGTACGGACCTTCGCCGAGACCCTGGAGGAGTACGCCCCGGCCTGGCGGCCGCCGCGCCTGGACCGGGAGATCGTCGGCCAGACCCACTGCCACCAGCACGCGGTGCTCGGGGACGGCCCCGACCGGCGGCTGCGCGAGCGGGCCGGGCTGGTGGGCGAGCTCAGCGGGGGCTGCTGCGGGCTGGCGGGCAACTTCGGCTTCGAGCCCGGGCACCACGGGGTGTCGGTGGCCTGCGCGGAGGAACAGCTGCTTCCGTCCCTGCGCGCGGCCCCGCCGGACGCCGTGATCCAGGCGGACGGATTCTCGTGCCGTACGCAGATCGCACAGCTGGGCGGGGTGCGGGCCCGGCACCTGGCGGAACTCCTGGCGGAGGGGTTGTAG
- a CDS encoding EamA family transporter — translation MPAPSSSSSPAASPAVAATVPSTAKGSGSGSASGSGSASGSGSGSGLGPVALVISAGISVQFGAALAVMIMPRAGAAGVVTLRLAAAALVLLILCRPKVRGYSRSDWGTVLAFGVAMAGMNGLFYQSIDRIPLGPAVTLEVLGPLALSVIVSRRLVNVLWAGLALGGVVLLSGHGGGGLGFGSLDPLGAAYALGAGAMWAAYIVFSARTGRRFPQADGLALAMAVAAVISLPLGIAEAGSDLLVPSTLALGVGVAVLSSVLPYTLELLALRRMPAPTFAILMSLEPAIAATAGFLVLNQAMSALDALAIALVIAASMGAVRSQMRKKAA, via the coding sequence ATGCCCGCACCTTCCTCTTCGTCCTCCCCGGCGGCCTCGCCGGCCGTCGCCGCAACGGTCCCGTCGACCGCCAAGGGCTCCGGTTCCGGTTCCGCTTCCGGCTCCGGTTCGGCTTCTGGTTCCGGCTCCGGTTCCGGGCTCGGTCCTGTGGCGCTGGTGATCTCGGCGGGGATCTCGGTGCAGTTCGGGGCCGCCCTCGCGGTCATGATCATGCCGAGGGCGGGCGCTGCGGGCGTGGTCACCCTGCGCCTCGCGGCCGCCGCACTCGTGCTGCTGATCCTGTGCCGACCGAAGGTGCGCGGCTACTCCCGTTCCGACTGGGGCACGGTGCTCGCCTTCGGCGTCGCCATGGCCGGGATGAACGGCCTCTTCTACCAGTCCATCGACCGGATCCCGCTCGGCCCGGCCGTCACCCTTGAGGTTCTCGGACCGCTCGCCCTCTCCGTCATCGTCTCCCGGCGCCTGGTCAACGTGCTGTGGGCCGGCCTCGCGCTCGGCGGCGTGGTCCTGCTCTCCGGGCACGGCGGGGGCGGCCTCGGCTTCGGCTCCCTCGACCCGCTGGGCGCGGCCTACGCGCTCGGGGCGGGCGCGATGTGGGCGGCGTACATCGTGTTCAGCGCGCGTACGGGCCGCCGCTTCCCGCAGGCGGACGGGCTCGCGCTCGCGATGGCGGTGGCCGCGGTCATCTCGCTGCCGCTGGGCATCGCCGAAGCAGGCTCGGACCTGCTGGTCCCGAGCACGCTCGCGCTGGGTGTGGGCGTGGCCGTCCTGTCCTCCGTCCTGCCGTACACGCTGGAACTGCTCGCGCTGCGGCGGATGCCGGCCCCGACCTTCGCGATCCTGATGAGCCTGGAGCCGGCCATCGCCGCCACCGCGGGCTTCCTCGTCCTGAACCAGGCCATGTCCGCACTGGACGCACTGGCCATCGCCCTCGTGATCGCGGCCAGCATGGGCGCGGTCCGCTCGCAGATGCGGAAGAAGGCCGCCTGA
- a CDS encoding acyltransferase family protein, with product MSELFSGRNNSLGLLRLFLASAVVVSHAGILGFGSHEIGHGFSQGQIDLGKMAVFGFFFLSGILVTRSGNRLPVGRFLWHRALRLLPGFWVCMAVTAFTVAPYLYWRQHGSTAGFWDHPQGPFAYVEANWAVGVGQWGISGVMETGATKGLTHNAAMNGALWSLAYEILCYLGVGLLALGGSLVRSRRTVLAVAVILGGLVVGDAVGNRLNAGAGAAAHGGDLVIPLMGPHSVNYMIYLGFAFALGAVLELYKERVPVSDPLAALSAVVFVLTLHYGYFFALGVPAFCYLLLWLAIRLPKPFQRIGAKHDYSYGIYIYGFLVQQSLAVLGGARWGFAAYLGLSLAGALFAAVLSWHLVERPAMRLKDIGGGRRRPPHDVPAPRQGATAEDQQPVPVS from the coding sequence GTGTCCGAGCTGTTTTCCGGCCGGAACAACAGCCTGGGCCTCCTGCGGCTGTTCCTCGCGTCCGCCGTCGTGGTCTCGCACGCGGGCATCCTGGGCTTCGGCAGCCATGAGATCGGTCACGGATTCTCTCAGGGGCAGATAGACCTCGGGAAGATGGCCGTCTTCGGCTTCTTCTTCCTCTCCGGCATCCTCGTGACGCGCAGCGGCAACCGGCTGCCCGTCGGCCGCTTCCTGTGGCACCGGGCGCTGCGGCTGCTGCCCGGCTTCTGGGTCTGCATGGCCGTGACGGCCTTCACCGTGGCCCCTTACCTGTACTGGCGTCAGCACGGCAGTACGGCAGGTTTCTGGGACCACCCGCAGGGACCCTTCGCCTATGTCGAGGCGAACTGGGCCGTCGGCGTCGGGCAGTGGGGGATCTCCGGTGTGATGGAGACCGGTGCCACCAAGGGGCTCACGCACAACGCGGCGATGAACGGCGCCCTGTGGTCGCTGGCCTACGAGATCCTCTGCTACCTCGGGGTCGGCCTGCTCGCGCTGGGCGGCTCGCTGGTGCGATCCCGGCGGACCGTCCTGGCGGTGGCGGTGATCCTGGGCGGCCTGGTCGTCGGTGACGCGGTCGGCAACCGGCTGAACGCCGGGGCCGGGGCGGCGGCGCACGGCGGTGACCTGGTCATCCCGCTGATGGGCCCCCACAGCGTGAACTACATGATCTACCTCGGTTTCGCCTTCGCCCTCGGTGCGGTGCTGGAGCTCTACAAGGAGCGCGTCCCGGTCAGCGACCCGCTGGCGGCCCTCAGCGCGGTGGTGTTCGTGCTGACCCTGCACTACGGGTACTTCTTCGCCCTGGGTGTGCCGGCCTTCTGCTACCTGCTGCTGTGGCTGGCCATCCGGCTGCCCAAGCCGTTCCAGCGGATCGGTGCCAAGCACGACTACTCGTACGGCATCTACATCTACGGCTTCCTCGTGCAGCAGTCGCTGGCCGTCCTCGGTGGCGCGCGCTGGGGTTTCGCCGCCTACCTGGGGCTCTCCCTGGCCGGTGCGCTGTTCGCGGCGGTGCTCTCCTGGCACCTGGTCGAACGCCCGGCGATGCGCCTGAAGGACATCGGCGGTGGCCGGCGCCGGCCCCCGCACGACGTCCCGGCACCCCGGCAGGGCGCCACCGCCGAGGACCAGCAGCCCGTACCGGTCTCCTGA